In Gadus morhua chromosome 2, gadMor3.0, whole genome shotgun sequence, a single window of DNA contains:
- the prr14 gene encoding uncharacterized protein prr14 isoform X2: MDVSPFPSKEPSSASENGSPSTIQNEEKPFATRMDFSSLPFNKPLPDHPERAPPDQYMGLEVKTPPAKSKWVIGPFFQSFKSKMASFSEIVMSPVKLFTAHSPPDSASLADDPDPSDRPEVRPDRSNGCEGQTVDDGPNDDTLPWMPPSASKGLTVEEEDEEHLRVASLERSPTKPSEVSDAARGSVPVSRPPAMDMETNDDEPVPPPPLTPEKHPEPSRYISTERRAQRSKRLVQTKPLYSHSLNRFVLRSKSLDILPCRETQEASCAEPHHRQFSVECTVEATIGDLSNGDVLCLDHCIEGDCSESCSSLSVRKSPRNSAKEGANGALNTISQTLPIGQGLPEAGPGSDPVGRIGKAKRRLTLDPQPRGDARLKNRKITRSDKSTEDPINVDVSLHVTEDSATSHLKELRNDLSSNGVPVSEMKLNPRAKKVHLLRRMQKKGTSQPESLCAPKEPTLHRETENPTPVVVAVDASQPGNKTSDNFTNKPLNTRNPRGATKKGISKPGSRKPDFKSDSMDLGTSATTTCTRDADDERPCPNVPDQPVETVLCGPQVPLPARPSGLGRKRDLSPECDADVSSSLSTLTNMNQMPKLAKRAAVCKQARPTKARGVAADHTSEALFGLDSVSAVLDVPVTAKRSRKTGVKRPKKDCGETDDLSSHAVNPAPHTQRVNGHRGNHWKHKTIPVHGGERDDVLGSAEASAQGAGRRTQGATANGLLGVPSAEATLGKRSVKVNHTRQESRRRKERLLFGADVFEERAVEERGTGRTDLRELDFTSSSRVLRRSVSCPEIHSLHQHHALWPSPLYSPQPSKGRVAHQYHHHQHPHPHPHQPLHDVHRLPRVLCKPRRTRRHTVSTAEVAREIAPLCLRKEVYPSRRSGGPGATSPASPFSLSALASCFLTSPMAFLSRRLDGKSATAAAANCASTAAAAAANSPGAHGHHFSPSPSPSTDSFHSAASSSFAASSSSSSSCVFTSASPASVSSSPWRLFRGFHARADPPAVSVSPVHSAASQMPMESEAERTEEEEGENTHYRRQFEEKSLSDSEIKVVKITEERGKVSSIRIRKTRPKPQNNLTPMGLPKAIRLKKKEFSLEEIYTNKNFTAPPEGRLETIFEVPLSRRNGSTSLFGQRRLKRAVEFPEAGEARRPKKPLGGGAGGGGGGKQGGVSSAGRPRRGGYQSAKETPSLSAQDVDSLLCAKLDQLDLLLTLNNGGATL, encoded by the exons ATGGATGTGTCGCCGTTTCCATCAAA AGAACCGAGTTCCGCCTCAGAAAATGGATCACCTTCCACGATACAGAATGAGGAGAAACCCTTCGCTACCCGTATGGATTTTAGCAGTCTGCCCTTCAACAAACCCCTCCCAGACCATCCAGAACGGGCCCCCCCGGACCAGTACATGGGACTGGAGGTGAAGACCCCCCCCGCCAAATCCAAATGGGTCATCGGCCCGTTCTTTCAGTCCTTCAAGTCAAAAATGGCGAGTTTCAGCGAGATCGTCATGAGTCCCGTGAAGCTCTTCACAGCACACAGCCCTCCCGATTCCGCCAGCCTCGCCGACGATCCAGATCCATCGGACCGGCCGGAGGTCAGACCGGACCGGTCCAACGGCTGCGAAGGTCAAACGGTAGATGACGGTCCGAACGACGACACCCTGCCGTGGATGCCTCCTTCGGCATCGAAAGGGCTGACGgttgaggaggaagacgaggaacaTCTCCGCGTCGCGTCGCTCGAGCGTTCTCCGACGAAACCCTCTGAGGTGAGCGATGCGGCCCGCGGCTCGGTACCAGTCAGCAGACCACCGGCGATGGACATGGAGACCAACGACGATGAGccggttcctcctcctccgcttacCCCGGAGAAACACCCGGAACCCAGCAGATACATCAGCACGGAGAGAAGAGCCCAGAGGAGCAAGCGGCTGGTTCAAACGAAACCCCTTTACTCGCACTCATTGAACAGATTTGTGCTACGGAGCAAATCTTTGGACATTCTCCCCTGCAGAGAGACGCAGGAGGCTAGCTGTGCTGAGCCTCACCACAGACAGTTCTCTGTTGAGTGTACGGTGGAAGCCACCATTGGGGACCTAAGCAATGGTGATGTCCTCTGTCTGGATCATTGTATTGAAGGGGACTGCAGTGAAAGCTGCAGCAGCCTCTCTGTTAGGAAAAGCCCACGGAACTCTGCCAAAGAGGGAGCCAACGGTGCATTGAATACAATCTCACAAACTCTTCCTATTGGACAAGGACTGCCGGAGGCGGGCCCAGGCTCTGATCCGGTCGGACGCATCGGGAAAGCCAAGAGAAGATTGACTCTTGATCCTCAGCCACGAGGCGACGCTCGCTTGAAAAACAGGAAAATAACCCGATCGGATAAAAGCACAGAAGATCCGATAAACGTAGACGTAAGTCTGCATGTCACGGAGGACAGCGCAACCAGCCATTTGAAAGAGCTCCGGAACGACCTCTCGTCGAATGGCGTTCCCGTCTCGGAGATGAAGCTGAACCCGCGGGCTAAGAAGGTGCATCTTCTGAGGCGGATGCAGAAGAAGGGAACGAGCCAACCGGAAAGTCTATGTGCACCTAAAGAACCCACGTTGCACCGTGAAACTGAAAACCCCACTCctgtggttgttgctgttgaCGCGTCGCAGCCCGGAAACAAGACGTCGGATAACTTCACAAATAAACCCCTCAACACCAGGAACCCCCGGGGGGCAACCAAGAAGGGCATCTCGAAACCCGGCTCGCGTAAACCAGACTTTAAATCTGACAGTATGGATCTGGGAACGTCGGCGACGACCACTTGCACGCGAGACGCCGACGACGAGCGGCCGTGTCCGAACGTCCCGGACCAGCCCGTGGAGACCGTGCTCTGTGGCCCCCAGGTCCCACTGCCCGCTCGGCCCTCAGGTTTGGGCAGGAAGCGGGACCTTTCGCCAGAGTGTGACGCAGACGTTTCCTCAAGTCTGAGCACGTTAACAAACATGAACCAAATGCCTAAGCTGGCGAAACGTGCGGCAGTTTGTAAGCAAGCGCGTCCAACTAAAGCGCGGGGAGTGGCCGCGGACCACACCTCCGAGGCCCTGTTTGGATTAGATTCCGTCTCCGCCGTGCTGGATGTCCCCGTGACTGCCAAGAGGAGTCGGAAAACCGGAGTCAAGAGGCCCAAAAAGGACTGTGGTGAAACCGACGACCTATCGTCGCATGCAGTAAACCCggcgccacacacacagcgtgtaAACGGTCACCGGGGGAATCACTGGAAGCACAAGACCATTCCCGTGCACGGAGGCGAAAGGGACGATGTTCTCGGTAGCGCTGAAGCTTCCGCCCAGGGGGCCGGGCGTCGTACGCAGGGCGCGACCGCCAACGGGCTCCTCGGCGTCCCGTCGGCCGAGGCGACGCTCGGCAAACGAAGCGTGAAGGTAAACCACACGAGGCAGGAGAGCCGAAGGAGGAAGGAAAGGCTGCTGTTCGGCGCCGACGTCTTCGAGGAACGCGCCGTCGAGGAACGGGGGACCGGGAGGACCGACCTGAGGGAGCTggacttcacctcctcctccagggtccTCCGGCGCAGCGTCTCCTGCCCGGAGATCCActccctccaccagcaccacgccCTGTGgccctcccctctctactcGCCCCAGCCCAGCAAAGGACGTGTCGCCCACCagtatcaccaccaccagcacccccacccccacccccaccagccgcTCCACGATGTCCACCGGTTGCCTCGCGTCCTCTGCAAGCCCCGGCGCACCCGCCGCCACACGGTCAGCACCGCGGAGGTGGCCCGGGAGATCGCCCCCTTGTGTCTGCGCAAGGAGGTGTACCCCTCCAGGAGGTCCGGGGGGCCGGGCGCCACCAGCCCGGCCTCCCCCTTCTCGCTCTCGGCCCTGGCCTCCTGTTTCCTCACCAGCCCCATGGCCTTCCTCTCCCGGCGGCTGGACGGGAAGAGCGCCACCGCGGCGGCGGCTAACTGTGCTAgcaccgcggcggcggcggcggctaacTCCCCTGGCGCACACGGACACCACTTCTCGCCGTCGCCGTCGCCGTCCACCGACTCGTTCCACTCTGCCGCCTCATCCTCCTtcgcggcctcctcctcctcctcctcctcctgtgtttTCACCTCTGCCTCTCCAGCGTCCGTCTCCTCGTCGCCGTGGCGACTGTTTCGCGGGTTCCACGCGAGGGCTGACCCCCCTGCGGTCAGCGTGTCCCCCGTCCACAG CGCGGCCTCCCAGATGCCCATGGAGAGCGAGGCGGAGAGgaccgaggaagaggagggtgaaaACACACACTACCGCCGGCAGTTTGAGGAGAAATCCCTGTCGGACTCCGAGATCAAG GTGGTGAAAATTACCGAAGAAAGAGGCAAGGTTTCATCCATCCGAATCCGCAAAACCCGTCCCAAACCGCAGAACAACCTCACTCCCATGGGGCTGCCCAAGGCCATCAG GCTGAAGAAGAAGGAGTTCAGCCTGGAGGAGATCTACACCAACAAGAACTTCACCGCGCCTCCAGAAGG CCGCCTGGAGACCATCTTCGAGGTGCCACTGAGCCGCCGCAACGGCTCCACCTCTCTGTTCGGCCAGCGGCGCCTGAAGCGCGCCGTGGAGTTCCCCGAGGCGGGGGAGGCCCGACGACCGAAGAAGCCGCTCGGGGGCggagccggcggcggcggcggcgggaagcagggcggCGTCAGCTCGGCGGGCAGGCCCCGGCGCGGGGGCTACCAGAGCGCCAAGGAGACCCCGTCTCTGAGCGCCCAGGACGTGGACTCGCTGCTCTGTGCCAAGCTGGACCAGCTGGACCTGCTGCTGACGCTGAACAACGGGGGGGCAACGCTGTAA
- the prr14 gene encoding uncharacterized protein prr14 isoform X1 has protein sequence MLTYSPDPLPPVVCLMEEDVPPNPFCSAPPHNEPPLPSLSSNTPSCENDGKPNRRRAGLCKPQTTSKPWSQISQTAARPPTPVKTPTKTAGATCTAPGLQDVSIQLVRVDSPQRPPSQIAAPDMDVSPFPSKEPSSASENGSPSTIQNEEKPFATRMDFSSLPFNKPLPDHPERAPPDQYMGLEVKTPPAKSKWVIGPFFQSFKSKMASFSEIVMSPVKLFTAHSPPDSASLADDPDPSDRPEVRPDRSNGCEGQTVDDGPNDDTLPWMPPSASKGLTVEEEDEEHLRVASLERSPTKPSEVSDAARGSVPVSRPPAMDMETNDDEPVPPPPLTPEKHPEPSRYISTERRAQRSKRLVQTKPLYSHSLNRFVLRSKSLDILPCRETQEASCAEPHHRQFSVECTVEATIGDLSNGDVLCLDHCIEGDCSESCSSLSVRKSPRNSAKEGANGALNTISQTLPIGQGLPEAGPGSDPVGRIGKAKRRLTLDPQPRGDARLKNRKITRSDKSTEDPINVDVSLHVTEDSATSHLKELRNDLSSNGVPVSEMKLNPRAKKVHLLRRMQKKGTSQPESLCAPKEPTLHRETENPTPVVVAVDASQPGNKTSDNFTNKPLNTRNPRGATKKGISKPGSRKPDFKSDSMDLGTSATTTCTRDADDERPCPNVPDQPVETVLCGPQVPLPARPSGLGRKRDLSPECDADVSSSLSTLTNMNQMPKLAKRAAVCKQARPTKARGVAADHTSEALFGLDSVSAVLDVPVTAKRSRKTGVKRPKKDCGETDDLSSHAVNPAPHTQRVNGHRGNHWKHKTIPVHGGERDDVLGSAEASAQGAGRRTQGATANGLLGVPSAEATLGKRSVKVNHTRQESRRRKERLLFGADVFEERAVEERGTGRTDLRELDFTSSSRVLRRSVSCPEIHSLHQHHALWPSPLYSPQPSKGRVAHQYHHHQHPHPHPHQPLHDVHRLPRVLCKPRRTRRHTVSTAEVAREIAPLCLRKEVYPSRRSGGPGATSPASPFSLSALASCFLTSPMAFLSRRLDGKSATAAAANCASTAAAAAANSPGAHGHHFSPSPSPSTDSFHSAASSSFAASSSSSSSCVFTSASPASVSSSPWRLFRGFHARADPPAVSVSPVHSAASQMPMESEAERTEEEEGENTHYRRQFEEKSLSDSEIKVVKITEERGKVSSIRIRKTRPKPQNNLTPMGLPKAIRLKKKEFSLEEIYTNKNFTAPPEGRLETIFEVPLSRRNGSTSLFGQRRLKRAVEFPEAGEARRPKKPLGGGAGGGGGGKQGGVSSAGRPRRGGYQSAKETPSLSAQDVDSLLCAKLDQLDLLLTLNNGGATL, from the exons atGTTGACTTATTCCCcggaccccctccctcctgtagTTTGTCTAATGGAGGAAGATGTACCCCCGAATCCTTTTTGCAGTGCACCCCCCCACAATgaacctcctctcccttccctctcttccaacACTCCCAG CTGCGAGAATGATGGAAAACCCAACCGCCGTAGAGCTGGTTTGTGTAAACCACAGACGACCAGTAAACCCTGGTCTCAGATCAGCCAGACCGCAGCCAGGCCGCCCACACCAGTCAAGACCCCCACCAAGACAGCGGGGGCGACCTGCACG GCCCCGGGGTTACAGGATGTGTCCATTCAACTCGTGAGGGTGGATTCTCCCCAACGGCCACCGTCTCAG ATCGCAGCACCTGACATGGATGTGTCGCCGTTTCCATCAAA AGAACCGAGTTCCGCCTCAGAAAATGGATCACCTTCCACGATACAGAATGAGGAGAAACCCTTCGCTACCCGTATGGATTTTAGCAGTCTGCCCTTCAACAAACCCCTCCCAGACCATCCAGAACGGGCCCCCCCGGACCAGTACATGGGACTGGAGGTGAAGACCCCCCCCGCCAAATCCAAATGGGTCATCGGCCCGTTCTTTCAGTCCTTCAAGTCAAAAATGGCGAGTTTCAGCGAGATCGTCATGAGTCCCGTGAAGCTCTTCACAGCACACAGCCCTCCCGATTCCGCCAGCCTCGCCGACGATCCAGATCCATCGGACCGGCCGGAGGTCAGACCGGACCGGTCCAACGGCTGCGAAGGTCAAACGGTAGATGACGGTCCGAACGACGACACCCTGCCGTGGATGCCTCCTTCGGCATCGAAAGGGCTGACGgttgaggaggaagacgaggaacaTCTCCGCGTCGCGTCGCTCGAGCGTTCTCCGACGAAACCCTCTGAGGTGAGCGATGCGGCCCGCGGCTCGGTACCAGTCAGCAGACCACCGGCGATGGACATGGAGACCAACGACGATGAGccggttcctcctcctccgcttacCCCGGAGAAACACCCGGAACCCAGCAGATACATCAGCACGGAGAGAAGAGCCCAGAGGAGCAAGCGGCTGGTTCAAACGAAACCCCTTTACTCGCACTCATTGAACAGATTTGTGCTACGGAGCAAATCTTTGGACATTCTCCCCTGCAGAGAGACGCAGGAGGCTAGCTGTGCTGAGCCTCACCACAGACAGTTCTCTGTTGAGTGTACGGTGGAAGCCACCATTGGGGACCTAAGCAATGGTGATGTCCTCTGTCTGGATCATTGTATTGAAGGGGACTGCAGTGAAAGCTGCAGCAGCCTCTCTGTTAGGAAAAGCCCACGGAACTCTGCCAAAGAGGGAGCCAACGGTGCATTGAATACAATCTCACAAACTCTTCCTATTGGACAAGGACTGCCGGAGGCGGGCCCAGGCTCTGATCCGGTCGGACGCATCGGGAAAGCCAAGAGAAGATTGACTCTTGATCCTCAGCCACGAGGCGACGCTCGCTTGAAAAACAGGAAAATAACCCGATCGGATAAAAGCACAGAAGATCCGATAAACGTAGACGTAAGTCTGCATGTCACGGAGGACAGCGCAACCAGCCATTTGAAAGAGCTCCGGAACGACCTCTCGTCGAATGGCGTTCCCGTCTCGGAGATGAAGCTGAACCCGCGGGCTAAGAAGGTGCATCTTCTGAGGCGGATGCAGAAGAAGGGAACGAGCCAACCGGAAAGTCTATGTGCACCTAAAGAACCCACGTTGCACCGTGAAACTGAAAACCCCACTCctgtggttgttgctgttgaCGCGTCGCAGCCCGGAAACAAGACGTCGGATAACTTCACAAATAAACCCCTCAACACCAGGAACCCCCGGGGGGCAACCAAGAAGGGCATCTCGAAACCCGGCTCGCGTAAACCAGACTTTAAATCTGACAGTATGGATCTGGGAACGTCGGCGACGACCACTTGCACGCGAGACGCCGACGACGAGCGGCCGTGTCCGAACGTCCCGGACCAGCCCGTGGAGACCGTGCTCTGTGGCCCCCAGGTCCCACTGCCCGCTCGGCCCTCAGGTTTGGGCAGGAAGCGGGACCTTTCGCCAGAGTGTGACGCAGACGTTTCCTCAAGTCTGAGCACGTTAACAAACATGAACCAAATGCCTAAGCTGGCGAAACGTGCGGCAGTTTGTAAGCAAGCGCGTCCAACTAAAGCGCGGGGAGTGGCCGCGGACCACACCTCCGAGGCCCTGTTTGGATTAGATTCCGTCTCCGCCGTGCTGGATGTCCCCGTGACTGCCAAGAGGAGTCGGAAAACCGGAGTCAAGAGGCCCAAAAAGGACTGTGGTGAAACCGACGACCTATCGTCGCATGCAGTAAACCCggcgccacacacacagcgtgtaAACGGTCACCGGGGGAATCACTGGAAGCACAAGACCATTCCCGTGCACGGAGGCGAAAGGGACGATGTTCTCGGTAGCGCTGAAGCTTCCGCCCAGGGGGCCGGGCGTCGTACGCAGGGCGCGACCGCCAACGGGCTCCTCGGCGTCCCGTCGGCCGAGGCGACGCTCGGCAAACGAAGCGTGAAGGTAAACCACACGAGGCAGGAGAGCCGAAGGAGGAAGGAAAGGCTGCTGTTCGGCGCCGACGTCTTCGAGGAACGCGCCGTCGAGGAACGGGGGACCGGGAGGACCGACCTGAGGGAGCTggacttcacctcctcctccagggtccTCCGGCGCAGCGTCTCCTGCCCGGAGATCCActccctccaccagcaccacgccCTGTGgccctcccctctctactcGCCCCAGCCCAGCAAAGGACGTGTCGCCCACCagtatcaccaccaccagcacccccacccccacccccaccagccgcTCCACGATGTCCACCGGTTGCCTCGCGTCCTCTGCAAGCCCCGGCGCACCCGCCGCCACACGGTCAGCACCGCGGAGGTGGCCCGGGAGATCGCCCCCTTGTGTCTGCGCAAGGAGGTGTACCCCTCCAGGAGGTCCGGGGGGCCGGGCGCCACCAGCCCGGCCTCCCCCTTCTCGCTCTCGGCCCTGGCCTCCTGTTTCCTCACCAGCCCCATGGCCTTCCTCTCCCGGCGGCTGGACGGGAAGAGCGCCACCGCGGCGGCGGCTAACTGTGCTAgcaccgcggcggcggcggcggctaacTCCCCTGGCGCACACGGACACCACTTCTCGCCGTCGCCGTCGCCGTCCACCGACTCGTTCCACTCTGCCGCCTCATCCTCCTtcgcggcctcctcctcctcctcctcctcctgtgtttTCACCTCTGCCTCTCCAGCGTCCGTCTCCTCGTCGCCGTGGCGACTGTTTCGCGGGTTCCACGCGAGGGCTGACCCCCCTGCGGTCAGCGTGTCCCCCGTCCACAG CGCGGCCTCCCAGATGCCCATGGAGAGCGAGGCGGAGAGgaccgaggaagaggagggtgaaaACACACACTACCGCCGGCAGTTTGAGGAGAAATCCCTGTCGGACTCCGAGATCAAG GTGGTGAAAATTACCGAAGAAAGAGGCAAGGTTTCATCCATCCGAATCCGCAAAACCCGTCCCAAACCGCAGAACAACCTCACTCCCATGGGGCTGCCCAAGGCCATCAG GCTGAAGAAGAAGGAGTTCAGCCTGGAGGAGATCTACACCAACAAGAACTTCACCGCGCCTCCAGAAGG CCGCCTGGAGACCATCTTCGAGGTGCCACTGAGCCGCCGCAACGGCTCCACCTCTCTGTTCGGCCAGCGGCGCCTGAAGCGCGCCGTGGAGTTCCCCGAGGCGGGGGAGGCCCGACGACCGAAGAAGCCGCTCGGGGGCggagccggcggcggcggcggcgggaagcagggcggCGTCAGCTCGGCGGGCAGGCCCCGGCGCGGGGGCTACCAGAGCGCCAAGGAGACCCCGTCTCTGAGCGCCCAGGACGTGGACTCGCTGCTCTGTGCCAAGCTGGACCAGCTGGACCTGCTGCTGACGCTGAACAACGGGGGGGCAACGCTGTAA
- the cd2bp2 gene encoding CD2 antigen cytoplasmic tail-binding protein 2, translating into MSKRKVTFEDGNGEIELEEEVPSKKLREVVEGPGSRFKGKHSLDSDEEDDEEETKTSKYDMLASDDVEGQEGATIDCDEGIPITPFNLDEEMQEGHFDAEGNYYVKKDEEIRDNWLDNIDWVRIKEQPLKQKKKGLSAKRRRRVGDEDEAEEEKQREEKRAGGDSGGEETEMEAEPAEDPLASFTQWQLTEALVEMLLPGETVAAGLRRLGGLAGRKKGKLRGDDDGGRGEEPAPQRDTEKLDRLTALADRLVASGMFEIYQQTCEKLAYLLKSQKLSSKKPKGGDGGEDEEADELDMFGDKFDESHGEKAQEGGEDGDEAAPKGVMWEYRWENVDGSELYGPFSSQQMQGWVDEDYFKDGVYCRRLDQEGSQFYNSKRLDFELYD; encoded by the exons ATGTCTAAAAGAAAGGTCACTTTTGAGGACGGCAATGGGGAAAttgagttggaggaggaggtccccAGCAAAAAG TTACGCGAGGTTGTAGAAGGACCTGGTTCAAGGTTTAAGGGAAAGCACTCCCTGGACAGTGAcgaagaggatgatgaagaggagaccAAGACCAGCAAATATGACATGCTGGCCAGCGACGATGTGGAAG GCCAGGAGGGCGCCACGATAGACTGCGACGAGGGGATCCCCATCACACCGTTCAACCTGGACGAAGAGATGCAGGAGGGCCACTTTGACGCCGAGGGAAACTACTATGTCAAGAAGGACGAGGAGATCCGGGACAACTGGCTGGACAACATCGACTGG GTGCGGATCAAAGAGCAGCCgctgaagcagaagaagaaggggcTCTCGGCCAAGCGGCGGCGCCGGGTGGGCGACGAAGACGAGGCCGAAGAGGAGAAACAGCGCGAGGAGAAGCGGGCGGGCGGCGACAGCGGCGGCGAGGAGACGGAGATGGAGGCGGAGCCCGCCGAAGACCCGCTGGCGTCGTTCACGCAGTGGCAGCTGACCGAGGCCCTGGTGGAGATGCTGTTGCCGGGGGAGACGGTCGCCGCGGGGCTCCGTCGGCTGGGGGGCTTGGcggggaggaagaaggggaagCTGAGGGGGGACGACGACGGCGGCCGGGGGGAGGAGCCGGCGCCCCAGCGCGACACGGAGAAGCTGGACCGGCTCACGGCGCTGGCCGACCGGCTGGTGGCGTCGGGGATGTTTGAGATCTATCAGCAGACTTGTGAGAAGCTGGCGTACCTCCTGAAGAGCCAGAAACTGTCCAGTAAAAAGCCCAAGGGGGGCGACGgcggggaggacgaggaggcggACGAACTCGACATGTTTGGGGATAAGTTCGACGAGAGTCACGGAGAGAAGGcccaggagggaggggaggacggCGACGAAGCAG cTCCCAAAGGAGTCATGTGGGAGTATAGGTGGGAGAACGTGGACGGCTCCGAGCTCTACGGGCCCTTCAGCAGTCAGCAGATGCAG GGCTGGGTGGATGAAGACTATTTCAAAGACGGCGTCTACTGTCGGCGGCTGGACCAGGAGGGCTCTCAGTTCTACAACTCCAAGAGATTAGATTTTGAGCTTTATGACTAA
- the pheta2 gene encoding sesquipedalian-1, with protein sequence MPEPGAEMKIHKKVLNHYLSCTSPVDKEGYLYKMKERTATYHRRWFVLKGNVLFYQERPADRHLLGVIVLEGCVVRRGEADGQLCFSLVFQAPGLRAYRFAAEERLTQESWVKVLLSASHCNLSLLVRDLGHQYEEAKREAASVASGSTVKGDSSQQPSVARVRHHSLLTIEGAKCDVRDGRSYSTGHLLQEPSFSPKAANKKSPKHWSKRNAHVTPLNGPAPLYGEWPSVGLDPLEEFSKLHEYYGEEVLQVRGAWLRRRQVDKEQREAALIDI encoded by the exons ATGCCAGAG CCAGGTGCTGAAATGAAGATCCACAAGAAGGTTCTCAACCACTACCTGTCCTGCACATCACCGGTGGACAAAGAGGGCTATCTCTACAAAATG AAAGAGCGCACGGCCACATACCACCGGCGGTGGTTTGTGCTGAAGGGCAACGTGCTGTTCTACCAGGAGAGGCCGGCAGACCGTCACCTTCTGGGCGTCATCGTGCTGGAGGGCTGCGTGGTGCGGCGCGGCGAGGCAGACGGCCAGCTCTGCTTCTCGCTCGTCTTCCAGGCGCCGGGGCTCAGGGCCTACCGGTTCGCCGCGGAGGAGCGCCTGACCCAGGAGAGTTGGGTCAAGGTCTTGCTCTCCGCGAGCCACTGTAACCTGTCTCTGCTGGTCAGAGACCTGGGCCATCAGTATGAAG AAGCTAAACGTGAAGCAGCTTCTGTTGCCAGCGGTTCTACGGTGAAGGGGGACAGCAGCCAGCAGCCGTCGGTCGCTCGGGTGAGGCACCACTCGCTCCTGACGATAGAGGGCGCCAAATGCGACGTCCGAGACGGGCGAAGCTACAGCACCGGCCACCTGCTGCAAGAACCCTCGTTTTCTCCCAAAGCTGCGAATAAGAAATCCCCGAAGCATTGGTCGAAGAGGAACGCGCATGTCACCCCGTTAAACGGACCAGCACCTCTCTATGGCGAGTGGCCGTCGGTGGGGTTGGATCCCCTTGAAGAGTTCAGCAAACTGCACGAGTATTATGGGGAAGAGGTGCTGCAGGTGAGGGGGGCGTGGCTACGGAGGAGGCAGGTGGACAAGGAGCAAAGGGAGGCCGCTCTGATTGACATTTAG